In Oryzihumus leptocrescens, the following are encoded in one genomic region:
- a CDS encoding alpha,alpha-trehalose-phosphate synthase (UDP-forming), whose amino-acid sequence MPAGPQTFDLVIAANRLPVDRVVDPDGTVSWRTSPGGLVTAMESVMRGRDGAWVGWAGEPGDPPEPFHEDGMFLQPVGLSAHEVREYYEGFSNDTLWPIYHDVIVPAKFHRAWWNCYRSVNRRFAEAVAEVAAPGATVWVHDYQLQLVPAMVRELRPDVRIGWFNHIPFPPVELFAQLPWRRALVEGLLGADFLGFQRTSDAENFLRSCRRLLGMTTKADTVTFRPGGVGAGGEERHVRASAIPISVDFKGLEELSRTPEVQARAREIRESLGNPSTLMLGVDRLDYTKGIRHRLKAIEELLQDGAIAPPDTVFVQVATPSRERVDAYRRLRTEVEGTVGRINGEYSPIGASAVHYLHHSYPRAEMAALFRAADVMLVTPLRDGMNLVAKEYVTCRSDLGGALVLSEFTGAWHELKQAYVCNPHDIEGLKQTIMAAIQTPAAEKRRRMKALRRRVSDHDVQRWAARYLDALAAAPKKPERSPR is encoded by the coding sequence GTGCCTGCTGGACCACAGACGTTCGACCTGGTGATCGCCGCGAACCGGCTGCCCGTCGACCGGGTCGTGGACCCCGACGGGACGGTGAGCTGGCGCACCAGCCCCGGCGGTCTGGTCACCGCCATGGAGTCGGTGATGCGCGGGCGGGACGGGGCCTGGGTGGGATGGGCCGGCGAGCCCGGGGACCCGCCGGAGCCGTTCCACGAGGACGGCATGTTCCTGCAGCCGGTCGGCCTGTCCGCCCACGAGGTCCGGGAGTACTACGAGGGGTTCAGCAACGACACCCTCTGGCCGATCTACCACGACGTCATCGTCCCGGCGAAGTTCCACCGCGCCTGGTGGAACTGCTACCGCTCGGTCAACCGCCGCTTCGCCGAGGCGGTCGCCGAGGTCGCCGCGCCGGGCGCCACGGTGTGGGTGCACGACTACCAGCTGCAGCTGGTCCCGGCCATGGTGCGCGAGCTGCGCCCTGACGTGCGGATCGGCTGGTTCAACCACATCCCGTTCCCCCCGGTCGAGCTGTTCGCCCAGCTGCCGTGGCGACGGGCGCTGGTCGAGGGGCTGCTCGGCGCCGACTTCCTCGGCTTCCAGCGCACCTCCGACGCCGAGAACTTCCTGCGCTCCTGCCGCCGGCTGCTCGGGATGACCACCAAGGCCGACACCGTGACCTTCCGGCCCGGCGGCGTGGGTGCCGGCGGGGAGGAGCGGCACGTCCGCGCCAGCGCCATCCCGATCTCGGTGGACTTCAAGGGCCTGGAGGAGCTGTCCCGCACCCCCGAGGTGCAGGCCCGCGCCCGGGAGATCCGCGAGTCGCTGGGCAACCCCTCCACGCTGATGCTCGGGGTGGACCGGCTCGACTACACCAAGGGCATCCGCCACCGGCTCAAGGCGATCGAGGAGCTGCTGCAGGACGGCGCGATCGCCCCGCCCGACACCGTCTTCGTCCAGGTCGCCACGCCCAGCCGCGAGCGCGTCGACGCCTACCGCCGGCTGCGCACCGAGGTCGAGGGCACCGTCGGCCGGATCAACGGGGAGTACTCCCCCATCGGCGCCAGCGCCGTGCACTACCTGCACCACTCCTACCCACGGGCCGAGATGGCGGCGCTGTTCCGTGCCGCCGACGTCATGCTCGTCACCCCGCTGCGCGACGGCATGAACCTCGTCGCCAAGGAGTACGTCACCTGCCGCAGCGACCTCGGCGGCGCCCTGGTGCTCAGCGAGTTCACCGGCGCCTGGCACGAGCTCAAGCAGGCCTACGTGTGCAACCCCCACGACATCGAGGGGCTCAAGCAGACGATCATGGCCGCGATCCAGACACCGGCCGCGGAGAAGCGCCGGCGGATGAAGGCGTTGCGCCGCCGCGTCTCCGACCACGACGTCCAGCGGTGGGCGGCGCGCTACCTCGACGCCCTGGCCGCGGCGCCGAAGAAGCCCGAGCGGAGCCCCCGATGA
- a CDS encoding CBS domain-containing protein: MRISDVIRRKGDLVVTIRPDDTVEHLLAVLEERGIGALVVSEDGQTVAGIVSERDVVRHLHRSGAGVLSGPVSAIMTADVHTASPDDALDELARQMTELRVRHVPVVVDGRLRAIVSIGDVVKQRIDELQTERDQLVGYIQQ, translated from the coding sequence ATGCGCATCTCCGACGTCATTCGTCGCAAGGGCGACCTGGTCGTCACCATCCGTCCCGATGACACCGTCGAGCACCTCCTGGCGGTCCTGGAGGAGCGCGGGATCGGTGCGCTCGTGGTCAGCGAGGACGGCCAGACCGTGGCCGGCATCGTCAGCGAGCGCGACGTCGTGCGCCACCTGCACCGCTCCGGGGCCGGGGTCCTCTCCGGCCCGGTGTCGGCGATCATGACCGCCGACGTGCACACCGCCAGCCCCGACGACGCCCTCGACGAGCTGGCCCGGCAGATGACCGAGCTGCGGGTGCGGCACGTGCCGGTTGTCGTCGACGGCAGGCTGCGCGCCATCGTCAGCATCGGCGACGTGGTCAAGCAGCGGATCGACGAGCTGCAGACCGAGCGCGACCAGCTGGTGGGCTACATCCAGCAGTAG